Proteins encoded together in one Triticum dicoccoides isolate Atlit2015 ecotype Zavitan chromosome 7B, WEW_v2.0, whole genome shotgun sequence window:
- the LOC119337090 gene encoding 60S acidic ribosomal protein P1-like has protein sequence MSSSEVACTLAALILHDDGIPITSEKIATVVKAAGIKVEAYWPALFAKLLEKRSVDDLILSVGSGGGGAPAAAAAAPAAGGAAAAEEKKEEKKEEAKEESDDDMGFSLFD, from the exons ATGTCTTCCAGCGAGGTCGCCTGCACCCTTGCCGCCCTCATCCTCCACGATGACGGGATCCCCATCACT TCTGAGAAGATCGCGACGGTGGTGAAGGCTGCCGGAATCAAGGTTGAGGCCTACTGGCCCGCGCTTTTCGCCAAGCTCCTGGAGAAGAGGAGCGTCGATGACCTCATCCTTTCCGTCGGATCTG GTGGAGGTGGTGCTccagctgctgctgccgctgccccggctgctggtggtgctgctgccgctgaagagaagaaagaagagaaaaaggaGGAGGCTAAGGAAGAGAGCGATGATGACATGGGCTTCAGCTTGTTCGACTAA